In one window of Nitrospirota bacterium DNA:
- a CDS encoding EAL domain-containing protein, whose amino-acid sequence MATRLLQGRYAWQSGLVVLLAAVTLVTAAACLVYVQHRLLVDAGERLAVAAADIADTLDRVLFERYGDVHMMADAFSGKMHDAAALTQYLNRMKERYLLYRWLGVTDAHGRIVAATDPGSVGLDRSGEAWFQAVRAGRSAHVTDFSTSEETGAARTVGFSAPIFDAHGTFLGAVTTRVGLSELEDICARNIARLKEQLGGAGTIEWQFLRRDGVLIADSLLREEGKANLQQLQVPSVLLGLSGATGYVEEPHERRGAPVVTGYARTEGYADFMGHHWIILVRMDREEILAPIRALLWRLGVVGTLVVLPILGFLYWTVRRLRQEWTVSEGRATAIQTLEATMRELACEPDLDVLLTRMTEEARTLTGSQYAALGVFDETGGELARFITSGMDEALKQRIGKMPEGRGLLGHLAEQDGVLRVKDLTRHPASVGFPDGHPMMRSFLGVSVRVHGRIMGRFYLTEKQGADEFTELDEQIMSTLALAAGAAIEKNRLIIGLRSAENRSRTLLESTSEGIYGIDREGGCIFINKAGAAMLGYRPEEVLGRSMHALLHHSREDGSPYPDEACPIFKASQAGVACRVDDEVFWRRDGTVFPVEYSAAPLSEHGCVAGAVVAFTDIARRKQVEAQLNDLAHYDALTGLPNRRLFTNLLPKALARAGRSKRMVALLFLDLDRFKLINDTLGHACADLLLKAFGAKLQGCVRTTDTVSRLGGDEFTIILEDLPCSDEAVLVARRILDALMLPFTIEGREVFVASSIGIALFPSDAKDADSLMVNADAAMYAAKERRGSFQFYAPDMNNRADERLRLETGLRHALQRQEFVLHYQPQIDVRSGKIVGVEALARWQHPDRGLVPPNDFIPLAEDTGLIVPIGEWVLRTACAQVKAWQASGHPPLRLAVNLSNRQFLQPDLVEMIRRVVQETDFDPHCLELELTESLLIRNMERTIDVLQSLHGLGIRLSIDDFGTGYSSLGYLKHLPVNALKIDQSFVRHVTTSAKDASIVKAIIALARSLQMEVIAEGVETEQQGAVLQTEQCFEMQGYYFSRPVPAGDLAAWLTQREGHALVS is encoded by the coding sequence GTGGCAACACGACTCTTGCAAGGGCGCTATGCCTGGCAGTCCGGTCTCGTGGTCCTGCTGGCCGCGGTCACCCTCGTCACCGCGGCCGCCTGCCTCGTCTATGTTCAGCACCGTCTTCTCGTCGATGCAGGCGAGCGTCTGGCTGTGGCCGCTGCCGACATCGCGGACACGCTGGACCGGGTTCTCTTTGAACGGTACGGCGACGTCCACATGATGGCCGATGCCTTTTCCGGCAAGATGCACGATGCCGCAGCCTTGACCCAGTACCTCAATCGGATGAAAGAGCGCTATCTCCTCTACCGATGGCTCGGAGTCACCGATGCGCATGGTCGCATTGTGGCGGCCACCGATCCGGGCAGTGTGGGGCTAGATCGGAGCGGAGAAGCGTGGTTCCAGGCTGTTCGCGCCGGACGGAGCGCGCACGTGACGGACTTTTCGACGTCGGAAGAGACCGGCGCGGCCAGGACGGTGGGATTTTCCGCGCCGATCTTCGATGCGCACGGCACGTTCCTCGGCGCGGTGACCACACGCGTAGGGCTGTCCGAATTGGAGGATATCTGTGCGCGGAACATTGCCAGGCTGAAGGAACAGTTGGGCGGAGCGGGGACGATCGAATGGCAGTTTCTTCGCCGCGACGGGGTGCTGATCGCCGATTCCCTGTTGCGGGAAGAAGGCAAGGCCAATCTCCAACAGCTGCAGGTGCCGTCGGTGTTGCTGGGCCTGTCGGGAGCGACGGGCTATGTTGAAGAACCCCACGAGCGTCGGGGCGCGCCGGTGGTGACGGGCTACGCCCGCACCGAGGGGTACGCGGATTTTATGGGGCACCACTGGATCATCCTGGTCCGCATGGATCGGGAGGAGATTCTGGCTCCGATTCGCGCGCTGCTGTGGCGGCTGGGGGTGGTGGGGACGTTGGTGGTCCTGCCGATCCTCGGTTTTCTGTACTGGACCGTCAGGCGTCTGAGGCAGGAATGGACCGTGAGCGAAGGACGGGCCACGGCCATTCAGACGCTGGAAGCGACCATGAGAGAGCTTGCCTGCGAGCCGGACCTCGACGTGTTGTTGACGCGGATGACGGAGGAGGCCCGGACGCTCACCGGATCCCAATATGCCGCGCTGGGCGTCTTCGATGAAACGGGAGGGGAGCTCGCGCGATTCATCACGTCGGGGATGGACGAGGCGCTCAAACAGCGAATCGGGAAGATGCCGGAAGGCCGAGGCCTGCTCGGGCATCTGGCGGAGCAAGACGGCGTGCTCCGCGTGAAGGACCTGACCCGGCATCCGGCCTCGGTGGGGTTCCCGGACGGCCATCCGATGATGCGCAGCTTCCTCGGCGTGTCCGTGCGCGTGCACGGCCGGATCATGGGACGATTCTACCTGACCGAAAAACAGGGCGCCGATGAGTTTACGGAGTTGGATGAGCAGATTATGTCCACGCTGGCCCTGGCGGCCGGCGCGGCGATCGAGAAGAATCGACTGATCATCGGGCTCCGGTCAGCCGAGAACCGGTCCCGCACGCTGCTCGAATCCACGAGCGAGGGCATTTACGGGATTGATCGGGAGGGGGGCTGCATTTTTATCAACAAAGCCGGCGCCGCGATGCTCGGCTATCGGCCGGAGGAAGTCCTGGGCAGAAGCATGCATGCGCTGCTCCATCACAGCCGGGAGGATGGCTCTCCCTATCCGGACGAGGCCTGTCCTATTTTCAAGGCATCCCAAGCCGGCGTTGCCTGCCGGGTGGATGATGAGGTGTTTTGGCGGAGGGACGGGACGGTGTTCCCGGTAGAGTACTCGGCCGCGCCCCTCTCCGAGCATGGGTGTGTCGCGGGGGCGGTCGTGGCGTTCACCGATATTGCCCGGCGCAAACAGGTGGAGGCGCAACTCAACGACCTGGCTCACTATGATGCGCTCACCGGCTTGCCGAATCGCCGCCTGTTCACGAACCTGTTGCCGAAAGCACTGGCACGCGCCGGCAGGTCGAAACGGATGGTGGCCTTGCTGTTTCTGGATCTGGATCGCTTCAAACTCATCAACGACACGCTCGGCCATGCCTGCGCCGATCTCCTGCTGAAGGCGTTTGGCGCCAAACTGCAGGGCTGTGTGAGGACGACGGATACGGTGTCCCGCCTGGGGGGCGATGAATTCACCATCATCCTTGAAGACCTTCCCTGTTCGGATGAGGCCGTGCTGGTGGCCCGCCGCATCCTCGACGCGCTGATGCTCCCGTTCACGATTGAAGGGCGCGAAGTGTTTGTCGCCAGCAGTATCGGTATTGCACTGTTTCCCTCGGACGCCAAGGATGCCGACAGCCTCATGGTCAACGCCGATGCCGCCATGTATGCCGCCAAAGAACGCCGGGGATCGTTCCAGTTCTATGCGCCGGACATGAATAATAGGGCGGATGAACGGCTGCGGTTGGAAACGGGGCTGCGGCATGCGCTGCAACGGCAGGAGTTCGTGCTGCACTACCAGCCCCAGATCGATGTCCGGAGCGGGAAGATTGTCGGCGTCGAAGCCCTGGCCCGCTGGCAGCATCCGGACCGTGGGCTGGTGCCGCCGAACGATTTTATCCCCTTGGCCGAAGACACGGGCCTGATTGTGCCGATCGGCGAATGGGTCCTGCGCACGGCCTGCGCGCAAGTCAAGGCCTGGCAGGCGAGCGGGCACCCGCCGCTGCGCCTGGCGGTCAACCTGTCGAACCGGCAGTTCCTGCAGCCCGACCTCGTCGAGATGATCCGCCGCGTCGTGCAGGAAACGGACTTTGATCCGCACTGCTTGGAGTTGGAGTTGACCGAAAGCCTGCTGATCCGCAATATGGAACGGACGATCGACGTCTTGCAGTCGTTGCATGGGCTGGGCATTCGACTGTCGATCGATGACTTCGGAACCGGATATTCCTCGCTGGGCTATCTCAAGCACCTGCCGGTCAATGCCTTGAAAATCGACCAGTCCTTCGTCCGGCATGTCACCACCAGCGCCAAGGATGCCTCGATCGTCAAGGCGATTATTGCGCTGGCGCGCAGTCTCCAGATGGAGGTGATCGCGGAGGGCGTAGAAACGGAACAGCAGGGAGCCGTCTTGCAAACGGAGCAGTGCTTCGAAATGCAAGGCTATTATTTCAGTCGCCCGGTGCCGGCCGGCGATCTGGCCGCGTGGCTGACCCAGCGCGAGGGACATGCGTTGGTGTCGTGA
- a CDS encoding chemotaxis response regulator protein-glutamate methylesterase: MAKIRVLIVDDSALMRQILTELLSQDSEIEVIGTAPDPYIAREKIKALRPDVLTLDVEMPRMDGLTFLEKLMVGHPMPVVMVSSLTETGCQTTLRALELGAVDFFTKPKIDLRDGMEEQARNLIAKVKGAACAKVWRLGRRGDTATGRCGAGASPTSPRPPVSASGVPTAMLKTTDTIIAVGASTGGTEAIRELLQDLPPNMPPIVITQHMPEKFTRTFADRLDSLCRISVKEAEDGDSVLPGHALIAPGNYHMTLTRSGARYSVRLNQEPPVNRHRPSVDVMFQSVAQHAGGNSVGVILTGMGGDGAAGLLEMKRAGAYTIAQDEDSCVVFGMPKEAIKMGGVDKILPLSQIPSSVMVYVRTQ; this comes from the coding sequence ATGGCGAAGATCAGGGTTCTGATCGTGGACGACTCGGCGCTGATGCGGCAAATTCTGACGGAATTGCTGTCGCAAGACTCCGAGATCGAGGTGATCGGGACGGCGCCGGATCCCTACATCGCGCGCGAGAAGATCAAGGCGCTCCGTCCCGATGTGCTGACGCTGGACGTCGAGATGCCCCGGATGGACGGGCTCACGTTCCTGGAAAAGCTGATGGTCGGCCACCCGATGCCGGTGGTCATGGTCAGCTCCCTCACCGAGACCGGATGTCAGACGACCCTCCGGGCGTTGGAGCTGGGGGCGGTGGATTTCTTTACGAAGCCCAAGATCGACCTGCGCGACGGCATGGAAGAACAGGCGCGGAACTTGATCGCCAAGGTCAAGGGGGCGGCCTGCGCCAAGGTGTGGCGTCTGGGGCGGCGCGGCGACACCGCGACGGGGCGATGCGGCGCTGGGGCGAGCCCCACATCCCCCCGGCCCCCTGTCTCCGCATCGGGTGTGCCGACGGCCATGCTCAAGACCACCGACACGATCATTGCCGTGGGGGCGTCGACCGGCGGAACCGAGGCGATTCGGGAGCTGTTGCAAGACCTGCCGCCGAACATGCCGCCGATCGTGATCACCCAGCACATGCCCGAAAAGTTCACCCGGACGTTTGCCGATCGCCTGGACAGCCTCTGCCGGATTTCGGTGAAGGAGGCGGAGGACGGCGACAGCGTCCTGCCCGGGCATGCGCTCATCGCCCCGGGGAACTACCACATGACGCTGACGCGGAGCGGAGCCCGCTATTCGGTTCGGCTCAACCAGGAGCCGCCGGTGAACCGGCACCGTCCTTCGGTGGACGTGATGTTCCAGTCGGTGGCGCAACACGCGGGCGGCAACAGCGTCGGCGTGATTCTGACCGGCATGGGGGGAGACGGCGCGGCCGGACTGCTCGAGATGAAGCGGGCCGGCGCGTATACGATTGCGCAGGATGAGGACAGTTGCGTGGTGTTCGGCATGCCCAAGGAAGCCATCAAGATGGGCGGCGTGGACAAGATCTTGCCTCTGTCGCAGATTCCCTCGTCCGTCATGGTTTACGTCCGCACGCAATAA